One Bufo gargarizans isolate SCDJY-AF-19 chromosome 3, ASM1485885v1, whole genome shotgun sequence DNA segment encodes these proteins:
- the CCDC89 gene encoding coiled-coil domain-containing protein 89 — protein sequence MPGESGPDTGGSAVRKVSSAVWDEKTEMGMLRSRLDEQSQLICLLKRRADDALLRCQGLERAAQELESRRAEAEGLLAAERRRGQQLEERFGMLAANHQDMIRFKDEYKRQNEELRAECERLRDSSYPELLEKERSLRDLRDQLQAAGDQRRAETEELRGTVAELRGHQERSAGEIRALTRSLQLSEETCHQIQKKLSHLEEVQKTEQKEAEKKMAELTKEKQDLLLLCMERGRSLQERQREAADVTHRLQSAEKARREAEERYQRDVAAVDADARIVELNSRLADGENELAQVKREFEAYQKHSSELLAKERELNAKLRHLIG from the exons ATGCCGGGGGAGTCGGGGCCGGACACCGGCGGTTCTGCGGTGCGGAAGGTCAGCTCTGCGGTGTGGGATGAGAAGACGGAGATGGGCATGCTGAGGTCCCGGCTGGACGAGCAGTCGCAGCTCATCTGCCTGTTGAAGAGGCGGGCTGACGACGCGCTGCTCCGCTGCCAGGGCCTGGAGCGGGCCGCGCaggagctggagagccgcagagcGGAGGCCGAGGGGCTGCTGGCGGCGGAGAGGCGGCGGGGACAGCAGCTGGAGGAGAGGTTCGGGATGCTGGCCGCCAACCACCAGGACATGATCCGCTTCAAAGACGAGTACAAGCGGCAGAACGAGGAGCTGCGGGCGGAGTGTGAGCGGCTGCGGGACAGCTCGTACCCGGAGCTGCTGGAGAAGGAACGGAGCCTGCGGGACCTGCGGGACCAGCTCCAGGCGGCCGGCGACCAGCGGCGGGCAGAGACAGAAGAGCTGCGGGGCACGGTGGCGGAACTGCGGGGGCACCAGGAGAGGAGCGCCGGGGAGATCCGCGCCCTGACCCGGAGCCTGCAG ctctcagaggagaccTGCCACCAAATACAGAAGAAGTTGTCGCATTTAGAGGAGGTACAAAAAACTGAGCAAAAAGAAGCGGAAAAGAAGATGGCAGAATTAACTAAAGAGAAGCAGGACCTCCTACTCCTCTGCATGGAGCGAGGGCGTTCCCTACAAGAGCGCCAGAGAGAAGCCGCCGATGTTACTCACCGCCTGCAGAGTGCAGAGAAGGCGCGGCGGGAGGCAGAAGAGCGCTATCAGAGAGACGTAGCCGCCGTAGATGCTGATGCCAGAATAGTGGAGCTAAATTCAAGGCTGGCAGACGGTGAAAACGAGTTGGCACAAGTGAAACGAGAGTTTGAGGCCTACCAAAAGCACAGCAGTGAACtgctagccaaggagagggagcTGAACGCCAAACTTAGGCATCTGATTGGCTGA